The genome window GAAGGTGTAGGTGGGGTCATAAGTATAGACTCTAGTGGCAATGCAAGTCGTTCTGTAGTTATAAAAGAAATACAAGAACAAAAACAAGTTTATAAAACTATTATCAATCCTTGAAAGGTTAAACTATGAAAAAAATTAGTATAGTTATATTATCTATCATAGCTAGCAATATTATACAAGCAAAAGAAATTAATATTGGCGTAGTTTTACCTCTAACAGGCTCTACTGCAGCTTATGGGCAAAGTGCCTTGGATGGTATAAAAATAGCAAATTCTATGAAAAACATTTTAAACAATGGAGATAAAGTAAATTTAGTTGTAGTAGATACAAAAGGAGATAAAATAGAAAGTGCAAATGCTAGCACAAGATTGGTTTCACAAAATAAAGCCTATGCGCTAATTGGAGAAATGTTAACAGCTAACACCTTACAAGTGATAAGAATTGGTGAAGAAAAAAAGATCCCAGTGGTTGCTCCTGCAGCTACTGCAGATAAAATTTTAAATAAAAAATTATACGCTAGTAGAGTTTGTTTTATGGATAGCTTTCAAGGTTCATCTTTGGCTACTTATGTAAAAAATAAACTAAATTACACCAAAGCTGTAATTGTTAGTGATCAAAGTGCGGATTATTCTTTAGGTTTAACTAGAGCCTTTGAAAAAGAATTTAACAAACAAGGTGGAAAAATTTTAGATAAATTTAGAATTACAGCAGGCGATAAAGACTTCAAAGCTATTCTTTCGCAAATTAAAAATTTAAAACCTGATTTTATCTACATTCCAGTGTATTACACAGAAGCTTCTTTATTTGCACGCCAAGCAAAATCAATGGGTATAAATATCCCTATGGGTTCAGCAGATGGAGTGGCTGATGAAACTTTTATTAATCTAGCTCAAGATGCAGCAGAAGGATATTTATTTACCGATAGCTTTGATTATAATAACCCACCAACGCAACTTTCTAAAGACTTTATATTAGCTTATGAAAAAGAAAAACAAAGCAAAGAAGTTCCAAATTTCACGGCTATGGGTGCAGATGCATATTTTGTGATTTTTGAAGCTATGCAAAAATGTATTAATGATTTTAACAGCGAATGTATCAATAACAATATTCACACTACTTCAAAATTTGAAGGTGTTAGCGGAGTAATTAGCATTGACAAAACAGGCAATGCTACACGTTCAATTGTTATAAAATCAATAGAAAATCAAAAACAAGTCTATAAAGATACGATTATTCCGTAAATAAAATTTTAAGAGGTTCGATGGATAGTTCTTTAATTTTACAGCAGATTATAAATGGTTTTAGCTTAGGTAGTATGTATGCACTTATCGCCATAGGTTATACAATGGTTTACGGTGTTTTAAGATTGATCAATTTTGCACATGGTGACATTATGATGGTAGGTGCATATTCAGCTTTATTTTGTGTTACAAGTATGAATGTGCCTTTTTTGGGCGCTCTTTCTTTAGCTATGTTGTTTGCAGCAGCTTTAGGTATAGCTATTGATAGGGTAGCTTATAAACCTTTAAGAAAAGCGCCTAGAATTTCTTTACTTATCACAGCTATAGGTATAAGCTTTTTAATACAAAATGTATTTAATGTCTTATTTGGTTCAACACCAAAATATTTTCCTGTGCCAAGTTATCTTGAAACAGTGATTAATTTCAATAATATTAATATTAGTGTTAATAGTATTTTAGTACCTATTTTGACATTTTTTATACTATTAGTGGTTTTACTCATACTTTATAAAAGCAAATATGGCATTGCTATTAGAGCTTTAGCTTTTGATATACATACTGTAAATTTAATGGGAATTGATGCAAATCGTATTATAGCTATTGTATTTGCACTAGGTTCAGCTCTAGCTGCTATTGGTGGTATTTTTTGGGCTGTTAGTTATCCTTCTGTTGAACCTAGCATGGGAACCCTTATAGGACTTAAAGCCTTTGGTGCTGCTGTTTTAGGTGGTATTGGTTCGGTTGCTGGAGCAGTTTTAGGCGGCTTGATTATAGGATTTACAGAAGTTGTTGTAGTTGCTATTTTCCCTGATCTTTCTGGTTTTAAAGATGCTTTTGCATTTATCTTTTTAGTGTTGATTTTACTTTTTAAGCCAACTGGAATTTTGGGTATTAATTTTGAAAAAAGTAGGTTTTAAGATGGTTGCAAGAAAAATTACACATTTAAGTTTTTTTATTATAGCACTTGCTTTTCTTTTTATATCTCCTTATTTTTTCAATGATTATAAAATAGGAATTTTAAGCAATATTGCTATTTTTGTAATCTTAGCAGTAAGTTATAATCTTATCAATGGAGTTACAGGACAATTTTCACTAGAACCAAATGGTTTTGTGGCTATAGGAGCCTATGTTGCAGCTTTAGTTTTACTCACAAGCGAAAGTAAAATCGATCAGTTTTCTTTAGAAGATCCAAATGGCTTTATTTTGATGATTCATTCGCCAAGTTTTATTGTGGCTTTACTCGCTGCTGGACTTTGTGCTATGCTTTTGTCTTTAGTTTTAGCTTTTGCAGTATTTAGAGTTAGAGGGGATTATTTAGCTATTGTAACATTAGGTTTTGGGATTATTATTAAACTAATGGCAATTAACTTTGCTTCTATTACAAATGGCTCTTTAGGTTTAAATGATATTCCTAAGCATACTACCTTATACTGGAGTGGCGGGATTGCTATTTTTTCTGTTATTATCATATTAAATATTGTTAGTTCAAAATTTGGTAGAGCTATGAAAGCTGTAAGAGATGATGAGGATGCGGCATTAGCAATGGGTATAAATACCTTTAATATTAAAACCTTAGCTTTTAGCACTTCAGCGTTTTTGGAAGGTGTTGGCGGTGGCTTATTAGCCTGTGCACTAGCCTCAGTTTCACCTGAGCAATTTGACTTTTTATTTACTTTCCAGCTTTTAATTATCATTGTTTTGGGTGGTTTAGGTTCAACTACCGGTGCTATCA of Campylobacter lari contains these proteins:
- a CDS encoding branched-chain amino acid ABC transporter permease; amino-acid sequence: MVARKITHLSFFIIALAFLFISPYFFNDYKIGILSNIAIFVILAVSYNLINGVTGQFSLEPNGFVAIGAYVAALVLLTSESKIDQFSLEDPNGFILMIHSPSFIVALLAAGLCAMLLSLVLAFAVFRVRGDYLAIVTLGFGIIIKLMAINFASITNGSLGLNDIPKHTTLYWSGGIAIFSVIIILNIVSSKFGRAMKAVRDDEDAALAMGINTFNIKTLAFSTSAFLEGVGGGLLACALASVSPEQFDFLFTFQLLIIIVLGGLGSTTGAIIGAILVIGGSEYLRFLDESMNIFGYETPAMPGLRMVVFSVILILVMLFARRGIMGDKELTDILFKFSRRKKK
- a CDS encoding ABC transporter substrate-binding protein codes for the protein MKKISIVILSIIASNIIQAKEINIGVVLPLTGSTAAYGQSALDGIKIANSMKNILNNGDKVNLVVVDTKGDKIESANASTRLVSQNKAYALIGEMLTANTLQVIRIGEEKKIPVVAPAATADKILNKKLYASRVCFMDSFQGSSLATYVKNKLNYTKAVIVSDQSADYSLGLTRAFEKEFNKQGGKILDKFRITAGDKDFKAILSQIKNLKPDFIYIPVYYTEASLFARQAKSMGINIPMGSADGVADETFINLAQDAAEGYLFTDSFDYNNPPTQLSKDFILAYEKEKQSKEVPNFTAMGADAYFVIFEAMQKCINDFNSECINNNIHTTSKFEGVSGVISIDKTGNATRSIVIKSIENQKQVYKDTIIP
- a CDS encoding branched-chain amino acid ABC transporter permease; its protein translation is MDSSLILQQIINGFSLGSMYALIAIGYTMVYGVLRLINFAHGDIMMVGAYSALFCVTSMNVPFLGALSLAMLFAAALGIAIDRVAYKPLRKAPRISLLITAIGISFLIQNVFNVLFGSTPKYFPVPSYLETVINFNNINISVNSILVPILTFFILLVVLLILYKSKYGIAIRALAFDIHTVNLMGIDANRIIAIVFALGSALAAIGGIFWAVSYPSVEPSMGTLIGLKAFGAAVLGGIGSVAGAVLGGLIIGFTEVVVVAIFPDLSGFKDAFAFIFLVLILLFKPTGILGINFEKSRF